A region of Beijerinckia sp. 28-YEA-48 DNA encodes the following proteins:
- the rfaD gene encoding ADP-glyceromanno-heptose 6-epimerase yields MIVVTGAAGFIGSNIVTRLNEKGINDIAVCDWLGSDSRWQNLRKRMFREFVFPEDLTRRLDRLKPSAIIHMGANSSTTATNGDEIMRTNFLYTLELIDWCAQAQVPLIYASSAATYGNGDDGFTDDFSFSELRQLKPLNLYGWSKHQIDLVVAERVSAGLPLPPKCIGLKFFNVYGPNEYHKGSMTSVVGKNFERAISGQPIDLFKSHRSDYQDGGQLRDFVHVDDAVEVALWFLEHGPSVGLFNVGTGQAASFRQLMEALFKACGREPQINYVPMPEELRERYQYFTQASMSNLRAAGYAAPFLNVEEGVARYVTVLKNADRYR; encoded by the coding sequence ATGATTGTCGTGACGGGCGCCGCGGGATTCATCGGCTCGAATATTGTCACCCGGCTGAACGAAAAGGGGATCAACGATATCGCGGTGTGCGATTGGCTTGGTTCGGATAGCCGTTGGCAGAATTTGCGCAAACGGATGTTTCGGGAGTTTGTCTTCCCGGAAGATCTGACGCGGCGATTGGACCGTTTGAAGCCCAGCGCGATTATTCACATGGGCGCGAATTCGTCGACGACGGCGACGAATGGCGACGAAATCATGCGCACCAATTTCCTCTATACGCTTGAATTGATCGACTGGTGCGCACAGGCTCAGGTCCCTTTGATTTACGCGTCATCCGCAGCGACATATGGCAATGGCGATGACGGCTTTACGGATGATTTCTCTTTCTCGGAGTTGCGCCAGCTTAAGCCTCTCAATCTTTATGGCTGGAGCAAACATCAGATCGATCTCGTCGTCGCGGAGCGTGTCAGCGCGGGTCTGCCGTTGCCGCCGAAGTGCATCGGTCTTAAGTTCTTCAACGTTTATGGTCCCAATGAATACCATAAAGGTTCGATGACTTCGGTGGTTGGCAAGAACTTCGAAAGAGCGATCAGCGGTCAACCGATCGACCTGTTTAAAAGCCATAGAAGCGATTATCAGGACGGCGGTCAGTTACGTGATTTTGTTCACGTTGATGACGCCGTCGAAGTGGCGCTTTGGTTCTTGGAGCACGGCCCCAGTGTCGGCTTGTTTAATGTTGGCACGGGACAGGCGGCGAGTTTCCGTCAGTTGATGGAAGCTCTGTTCAAGGCTTGCGGACGAGAGCCGCAGATCAACTATGTGCCGATGCCCGAGGAACTGCGTGAGCGATATCAATATTTCACGCAGGCCTCGATGAGCAATCTGCGGGCGGCAGGATATGCCGCACCTTTCCTCAA